A genome region from Desulfatiglans sp. includes the following:
- the rpiB gene encoding ribose 5-phosphate isomerase B: MILEKIIVASDHAGFRLKEKLVRWLISNRYEVKDLGCFSEDSVDYPDYAHPLAIAVEKGDFNYGITICGSGNGINMASNKHQKIRSAVCWSEEISRLARAHNDANVCALPGRFLKEEEAIIIVKTFLTTAFEGGRHKRRIDKIPLNGR; this comes from the coding sequence ATCATTTTGGAAAAAATTATAGTTGCCTCAGACCATGCCGGTTTCAGGTTGAAGGAGAAACTGGTAAGATGGCTGATCTCAAACAGGTATGAAGTAAAGGACCTGGGTTGTTTTTCAGAAGACAGTGTTGATTATCCCGATTATGCGCATCCGCTGGCCATTGCCGTGGAGAAGGGTGATTTTAATTATGGAATCACAATATGTGGTTCGGGTAATGGCATTAACATGGCCAGTAACAAGCATCAGAAGATAAGATCAGCGGTATGCTGGAGTGAAGAGATAAGCAGGCTGGCCAGGGCACATAACGATGCCAATGTCTGTGCATTACCAGGACGGTTTCTCAAGGAGGAAGAGGCAATAATTATTGTGAAGACTTTCCTGACAACGGCATTTGAGGGAGGAAGGCACAAGAGACGTATAGACAAAATACCTTTAAACGGTAGATAG
- a CDS encoding Rrf2 family transcriptional regulator, with protein sequence MLSATCKYGIRAVIFIALKPEPTRNTGLKEIADQLKIPQPYLAKILQILARKKILHSTKGPHGGFYLSIPQEKLTLMDIVDAIDGRDFFDSCYVTGEKCNLDKPDGGRCILHNDLREIKVRL encoded by the coding sequence ATGTTATCTGCAACATGCAAATATGGCATCAGGGCTGTGATATTCATCGCATTGAAACCTGAACCCACCAGAAACACAGGATTGAAAGAAATTGCGGATCAGCTGAAGATACCACAACCATACCTGGCCAAGATACTTCAGATACTGGCGCGCAAGAAAATACTTCATTCAACCAAAGGTCCTCACGGCGGATTCTATCTGTCAATACCACAGGAGAAGCTGACCCTTATGGATATAGTGGATGCCATTGACGGCAGGGATTTTTTCGACAGCTGTTATGTGACAGGAGAGAAGTGCAATCTTGACAAACCTGATGGCGGGCGGTGCATACTCCACAATGACCTGAGGGAGATAAAAGTAAGACTGG